The Sphingomonas sanxanigenens DSM 19645 = NX02 genome includes a region encoding these proteins:
- a CDS encoding MFS transporter, with translation MSAAAGAGGGYGRIRWAILALLFLSTVLNYVDRQTLSILATTVQADLHISDTGYAGIVQLFLIAYTLAYLGVGWVTDRLGPKLALALFVAWWSAANMLTGLVHSATQLGAARFLLGLGEAGNYVAAPKTVAERFPRQERGLAVGVYTAGAMVGATVAPPLIGWLALSHGWRAAFLATGGLGFAWLILWLLVYRGKAPAPDVDAGETGEAWPLRRVLAHRAVWGLALARTLTDPVWYFYLFWFPKYLIDARGLTLLTVAATAWIVYLAADGGSILGGVASGRLVRRGLAPPVARLRLMAAAAALAPVGALIALQPAMPLTYALVAIVAFAHMAFLVNLTTLAVDIFPQHRIGTIFGLIAAGSGLGGILSTGIVGQLAEGRDYAPLFVAMAVLHPLGWALARFATGGRGTVMKEGMGHAA, from the coding sequence ATGAGCGCGGCGGCGGGGGCGGGGGGCGGCTATGGCCGGATCCGCTGGGCGATCCTGGCGCTGCTCTTCCTGTCGACCGTGCTCAACTATGTCGATCGCCAGACGCTTTCGATCCTCGCGACGACCGTGCAGGCCGACCTCCATATCAGCGACACCGGCTATGCCGGCATCGTCCAGCTTTTCCTGATCGCCTATACGCTCGCCTATCTCGGCGTCGGCTGGGTCACCGACCGGCTTGGGCCGAAGCTGGCGCTGGCCTTGTTCGTCGCCTGGTGGTCCGCCGCCAACATGCTGACCGGCCTCGTCCATTCGGCGACGCAGCTCGGCGCCGCGCGCTTCCTCCTCGGCCTGGGGGAGGCGGGTAATTATGTCGCCGCGCCCAAGACGGTGGCGGAGCGCTTCCCCCGGCAAGAGCGCGGCTTGGCGGTGGGTGTCTACACCGCCGGCGCGATGGTGGGGGCGACGGTGGCGCCGCCCCTGATCGGCTGGCTGGCGCTTAGCCATGGCTGGCGCGCCGCCTTCCTCGCGACCGGCGGGCTGGGCTTCGCCTGGCTGATCCTGTGGCTGCTGGTCTATCGCGGCAAGGCGCCCGCGCCCGACGTGGACGCGGGGGAAACGGGTGAGGCTTGGCCGTTGCGCCGCGTGCTCGCGCATCGTGCGGTGTGGGGGCTGGCGCTGGCGCGGACGCTGACCGACCCGGTCTGGTATTTCTATCTTTTCTGGTTCCCCAAATATCTGATCGATGCGCGCGGACTGACCCTGCTTACCGTGGCTGCGACGGCATGGATCGTCTATCTCGCGGCGGACGGCGGCAGCATCCTCGGCGGCGTCGCCTCGGGCCGGCTGGTCCGGCGCGGGCTGGCACCGCCGGTGGCGCGGCTGCGGCTGATGGCGGCGGCGGCGGCGCTGGCGCCGGTGGGCGCGCTGATCGCGCTGCAGCCGGCGATGCCGCTGACCTATGCGCTGGTTGCGATCGTCGCCTTCGCCCACATGGCCTTCCTCGTGAACCTCACGACATTGGCGGTCGACATCTTCCCGCAGCACCGGATCGGCACGATCTTCGGGCTGATCGCCGCGGGCAGCGGCCTCGGCGGGATCCTCTCCACCGGGATCGTCGGCCAGCTGGCGGAGGGCAGGGATTATGCGCCGCTGTTCGTGGCGATGGCGGTGCTGCATCCGCTAGGCTGGGCGCTCGCGCGCTTCGCCACCGGGGGGCGCGGCACGGTGATGAAGGAGGGCATGGGGCATGCGGCTTGA
- a CDS encoding oxidoreductase, giving the protein MTEIGVGLIGYGLAGRAFHAPFVKVTPGLELRAVVSRDSAKVHAGLPDMTVCPDVPALLARDDIGLVIVASPDDLHAEHALGALAAGKHVLVDKPFATSLADARRIAAAGAAAGRLVAIFQNRRWDADFLTLRRLVADGRLGDVVQFESHFDRWRPQPAAVWKEARTGGAWLDLGPHLVDQALQLFGLPIAVSADIATLREGAPSADYFHVTLKYPDRRAILHSSKLVADHGLRFAVHGTRGSWIKHGFDPQEAAALQGQVPGSTGWGIDPSPGRFTGADGVRAEVAGVPGDYRRFWNALAAALRGEGPNPVPPSEAIAVMRVLDAALRSADAGRDVLVAE; this is encoded by the coding sequence ATGACGGAGATCGGTGTTGGTTTGATCGGCTATGGGCTGGCCGGGCGCGCGTTTCACGCGCCCTTCGTGAAGGTCACGCCCGGCCTCGAACTGCGGGCCGTGGTGTCGCGCGATTCGGCGAAGGTGCATGCCGGCCTCCCCGATATGACGGTCTGCCCCGACGTGCCGGCGCTGCTGGCGCGCGACGATATCGGGCTGGTGATCGTCGCCAGCCCGGATGACCTCCACGCCGAACATGCGCTTGGCGCGCTGGCGGCGGGCAAGCATGTGCTGGTCGACAAGCCCTTCGCCACCAGCCTTGCCGATGCGCGGCGCATCGCTGCCGCCGGCGCGGCGGCGGGGCGGCTGGTCGCGATCTTCCAGAACCGCCGCTGGGATGCCGATTTCCTGACCTTGCGCCGGCTGGTCGCGGATGGCCGGCTGGGCGACGTCGTGCAGTTCGAGAGCCATTTCGACCGCTGGCGGCCGCAGCCCGCCGCGGTGTGGAAGGAGGCGCGGACCGGCGGCGCCTGGCTCGACCTCGGGCCGCACCTCGTCGATCAGGCGCTGCAACTCTTCGGGCTGCCCATCGCGGTTTCGGCGGACATCGCGACGCTGCGGGAAGGCGCGCCCTCCGCCGATTATTTTCACGTGACGCTCAAATATCCCGACCGCCGTGCGATCCTGCATTCGAGCAAGCTGGTCGCCGATCACGGCCTGCGGTTCGCTGTCCACGGCACGCGCGGAAGCTGGATCAAGCATGGCTTCGATCCGCAGGAAGCCGCGGCGCTGCAGGGGCAGGTGCCGGGCAGCACGGGTTGGGGAATCGATCCGTCGCCGGGGCGGTTCACCGGCGCGGATGGCGTGCGGGCGGAGGTGGCGGGCGTGCCCGGCGACTATCGCCGGTTCTGGAACGCACTTGCCGCGGCGTTGCGCGGGGAGGGGCCGAACCCGGTGCCGCCATCCGAGGCGATCGCCGTGATGCGGGTGCTGGATGCGGCGCTGCGCAGCGCGGATGCCGGGCGGGACGTGTTGGTGGCGGAGTAG
- a CDS encoding mandelate racemase/muconate lactonizing enzyme family protein: MTTDAIDHIETHIVTIKRDTPYLGPLGPGEAVNERGYFVRATNRTIYPTEDRSVLVKVVTRDGAVGWGETYGLTAPEVIGALIDDLILPLLRGRDPFDAGAIWEDLYDILRVRGYGGGFYLDAVAAVDIALWDICGKLAGRPVRKLLGGERRSEIPAYVSGLPRATLAERVDLAAAFVARGFEAIKFAAAVSHQGIEMELAALRDALGPDVKLMIDFHWMFGRGEAAALIRRLEPYGLHFAEAPVKPEDIEGLAHVARAVSVPVAGGEEWRSVYDAQPRLATGALSIVQPEMGHTGITQFMRIAQLAGAQHVATIPHATIGVGIFQAASLQASAAILDLPMHEYQHSIMDRNAALLDGTLRCEAGAYALPQGPGLGVEPAAALWRHARKIQG; the protein is encoded by the coding sequence ATGACGACCGACGCGATCGACCATATCGAAACCCATATCGTCACCATCAAGCGCGACACGCCCTATCTGGGGCCGCTCGGCCCCGGCGAGGCGGTGAACGAACGCGGCTATTTCGTGCGCGCCACCAACCGCACGATCTATCCCACCGAGGATCGATCGGTGCTGGTGAAGGTGGTGACGCGCGATGGCGCGGTGGGTTGGGGCGAAACCTATGGTCTCACCGCGCCCGAGGTGATCGGCGCCCTGATCGACGATCTGATCCTGCCGCTGCTGCGCGGCCGCGATCCGTTCGACGCGGGCGCGATCTGGGAGGATCTCTACGATATATTGCGCGTGCGCGGCTATGGCGGCGGCTTCTATCTCGATGCCGTCGCCGCGGTGGACATCGCGCTGTGGGACATTTGCGGCAAGCTCGCGGGGCGGCCGGTGCGCAAGCTGCTGGGCGGCGAGCGGCGCAGCGAAATCCCCGCCTATGTCTCCGGCCTGCCGCGCGCGACGCTGGCCGAGCGCGTCGACCTTGCCGCCGCGTTCGTCGCCAGGGGGTTCGAGGCGATCAAGTTCGCCGCAGCGGTCAGCCACCAGGGCATCGAGATGGAACTCGCCGCGCTGCGCGACGCGCTGGGCCCCGATGTGAAGCTGATGATCGACTTCCACTGGATGTTCGGCCGCGGCGAGGCGGCGGCGCTGATCCGCCGGCTGGAACCCTATGGCCTCCACTTCGCCGAGGCACCGGTCAAGCCGGAAGACATCGAGGGGCTGGCGCACGTCGCCCGCGCCGTCTCGGTGCCGGTGGCCGGGGGCGAGGAATGGCGCAGCGTCTATGACGCGCAGCCGCGCCTCGCCACCGGCGCGCTCTCGATCGTCCAGCCCGAGATGGGCCATACCGGCATCACCCAGTTCATGCGCATCGCGCAGCTTGCCGGCGCCCAGCACGTGGCGACCATCCCGCACGCGACGATCGGCGTCGGCATCTTCCAGGCCGCAAGCCTGCAGGCCTCCGCGGCGATCCTCGACCTGCCGATGCACGAATATCAGCACTCGATCATGGACCGGAACGCCGCGCTGCTCGACGGCACCCTGCGCTGCGAGGCGGGCGCCTATGCGCTGCCGCAGGGGCCGGGGCTGGGGGTGGAACCGGCGGCGGCGCTGTGGCGCCATGCCCGCAAGATCCAGGGATAG
- a CDS encoding LacI family DNA-binding transcriptional regulator, whose amino-acid sequence MAAGITSGSVTIADVAELAGVSIRTVSRVLNQSTKVKPATREVVERAIDALSFSPSARARGLSTGKSYLIGVVHNESNALVLDAIQRGIARETGTRGYELVVHPTPTGGDGSIENVLYFLRRSSVDGLIVLPPVSDTPGLGAALRNAGVPAFAISSVAVAGFTEVLVSPEREAAADVARYLLGLGHRRIAFISGPSSVHSARERRSGFVTALAEAGCGLIGEAEGDYGFDSGVEAGRRLLTRDPAPTAIFAANDVMAAGVLKVASGLGIAVPGALSVVGFDGGVLARMLTPALTSIHRPYDEMAEHATAALLDIIEHKPRPFDYKVNLELTPAESTAPPPE is encoded by the coding sequence ATGGCGGCTGGTATTACGAGCGGAAGTGTCACCATTGCGGACGTGGCGGAACTGGCGGGGGTTTCGATCCGGACCGTCTCGCGTGTCCTGAACCAGTCGACCAAGGTCAAGCCCGCGACGCGCGAGGTGGTGGAGCGGGCGATCGATGCGCTGTCGTTCAGCCCCAGCGCGCGGGCACGCGGGCTTTCGACCGGCAAATCCTATCTGATCGGTGTCGTCCACAATGAGAGCAATGCGCTGGTGCTCGATGCGATCCAGCGCGGCATCGCGCGCGAAACCGGCACGCGCGGCTATGAGCTCGTCGTCCACCCGACGCCGACCGGCGGTGACGGTTCGATCGAGAATGTCCTCTATTTCCTGCGCCGCTCCTCGGTGGACGGGCTGATCGTGCTGCCGCCGGTGTCGGACACGCCCGGGCTCGGCGCCGCGCTGCGCAACGCGGGGGTGCCGGCGTTCGCGATCTCCTCGGTCGCCGTCGCCGGCTTCACCGAGGTGCTGGTCAGCCCCGAGCGCGAGGCGGCGGCGGACGTCGCGCGCTATCTGCTTGGCCTCGGCCACCGCCGGATCGCCTTCATCTCGGGGCCGAGCAGCGTCCATTCCGCGCGCGAGCGGCGATCGGGGTTCGTCACCGCGCTGGCGGAGGCCGGCTGCGGCCTGATCGGCGAGGCGGAGGGCGATTATGGCTTCGATTCCGGCGTCGAGGCGGGGCGGCGGCTGCTGACCCGCGACCCGGCGCCGACCGCGATCTTCGCCGCCAACGACGTGATGGCCGCAGGCGTGCTGAAGGTGGCATCGGGGCTCGGCATAGCGGTGCCCGGCGCATTGTCGGTGGTCGGGTTCGACGGCGGCGTGCTGGCGCGCATGCTCACCCCCGCGCTGACCTCCATCCATCGCCCCTATGACGAGATGGCCGAACATGCGACCGCGGCGCTGCTCGACATCATCGAGCACAAGCCGCGCCCGTTCGACTACAAGGTCAATCTCGAACTGACGCCGGCGGAATCGACCGCGCCGCCGCCTGAGTGA
- a CDS encoding dihydrodipicolinate synthase family protein has translation MSDIAGAFPVLPTIFDSSGAIDEAGFRAVAQWVIDCGADGVVFPGLASEYDHLTLDERLHLIALVGELTRGRVAFVAGCGGHNDEESATLIAGAGEAGAAAAMVVTPRRAGRDPDALAGFYRMLGEAAPVPIMLQNAPSPMGLGLLPDEVATIVAAAPPIRYVKEENAPGGQRISALRAAAGDRLAGIFGGAGGRFITDELARGADGTMPAAEISDLHVLLVTAHRAGDWARVRLLFERSLPLLNMQAVFRWRLTKEVLRRRGLIASTFVRAPGPALDAFDLKELGELLDGLDDLIAAAPSKRAAKAL, from the coding sequence ATGTCCGACATCGCCGGCGCATTTCCCGTGCTGCCGACCATCTTCGATTCCAGCGGTGCCATCGACGAGGCGGGGTTCCGCGCGGTGGCGCAATGGGTGATCGACTGCGGCGCCGATGGCGTCGTCTTTCCCGGCCTCGCCAGCGAATATGATCATCTGACGCTCGACGAACGGCTGCACCTGATCGCGCTTGTCGGCGAACTGACGCGCGGCCGCGTCGCCTTCGTCGCCGGCTGCGGCGGCCACAACGACGAGGAAAGCGCAACCCTGATCGCCGGGGCCGGCGAGGCCGGCGCCGCCGCCGCGATGGTGGTGACGCCGCGGCGCGCGGGCCGCGATCCCGATGCGCTCGCCGGGTTCTACCGGATGCTGGGGGAGGCCGCGCCGGTGCCGATCATGCTGCAGAACGCGCCCAGCCCGATGGGGCTCGGCCTGCTGCCCGACGAGGTCGCGACGATCGTCGCCGCGGCGCCCCCGATCCGCTACGTCAAGGAAGAGAATGCGCCCGGCGGCCAGCGCATCTCGGCGCTGCGCGCGGCGGCGGGCGACCGGCTGGCCGGCATCTTCGGTGGCGCCGGCGGCCGCTTCATCACCGACGAGCTTGCGCGCGGTGCCGACGGCACGATGCCCGCCGCCGAAATCTCGGACCTGCACGTGCTCCTCGTCACAGCCCACCGCGCAGGCGATTGGGCGCGGGTGCGGCTGCTGTTCGAGCGCAGCCTGCCGCTGCTGAACATGCAGGCGGTGTTCCGCTGGCGGCTGACCAAGGAAGTGCTGCGCCGGCGCGGGCTGATCGCCTCCACCTTCGTCCGCGCGCCGGGGCCGGCGCTCGATGCGTTCGACCTCAAGGAACTGGGCGAACTGCTCGACGGGCTCGACGACCTGATCGCCGCCGCCCCCTCCAAGCGCGCCGCGAAGGCGCTATAG
- a CDS encoding IclR family transcriptional regulator: protein MRQKPNAQPNQSLIDGIATLQALAVSPDPVGNRELARQLGFNPTRVNRLLKTLAYLGIARQTANRKYTAGPGMHVLAAQSLFASKIVQTALPALEKLRRFHLTIALGVLWNDNVSYLFHAAPGMETSQGLGRIGLLPASTSGIGMALLAEQDDEHLADLFDDREIPGFPDGLDALMAAIAEVRAQGYARVSVSEADERHTVALPVSRPAFAAIGLSGWIPKENNEAILDALKGAAAEIRD, encoded by the coding sequence ATGCGCCAGAAACCCAATGCGCAACCCAATCAGAGCCTGATCGACGGCATCGCCACCTTGCAGGCGCTTGCGGTCTCCCCCGATCCGGTGGGCAATCGCGAGCTGGCGCGCCAGCTCGGCTTCAACCCCACGCGCGTCAACCGGCTGCTCAAGACGCTCGCCTATCTGGGCATCGCGCGCCAGACCGCGAACCGCAAATATACCGCGGGCCCGGGCATGCACGTGCTGGCCGCGCAGAGCCTGTTCGCCTCCAAGATCGTCCAGACCGCGTTGCCGGCGCTGGAGAAATTGCGCCGCTTCCACCTCACCATCGCGCTCGGCGTGCTGTGGAACGACAACGTCTCCTACCTCTTCCACGCCGCGCCGGGGATGGAAACGAGCCAGGGCCTCGGCCGCATCGGCCTGCTGCCCGCCAGCACCAGCGGCATCGGCATGGCGCTGCTCGCCGAACAGGATGACGAGCATCTCGCAGACCTGTTCGACGATCGCGAGATTCCGGGGTTTCCCGACGGTCTCGACGCGCTCATGGCGGCGATCGCCGAAGTCCGCGCGCAGGGCTATGCCCGCGTCAGCGTGAGCGAGGCGGACGAGCGCCACACCGTCGCCCTCCCCGTTTCGCGCCCCGCCTTCGCCGCGATCGGCCTGTCGGGCTGGATTCCCAAGGAGAACAACGAGGCGATCCTCGACGCATTGAAGGGCGCCGCCGCGGAGATCCGCGACTGA
- a CDS encoding 2-dehydro-3-deoxygalactonokinase yields the protein MTGNAIATIDRFVAGDWGSTAMRLHLCERRGDEVVPIDRAAGSGVKFCDDFEAAFFDAAGAWFERDGALPVILAGMIGSNLGWVDCPYAACPADASALARHVRRFTARGIEIGIVPGLRCTNIFGLPDVMRGEEVQIFGLLAHPGWPRGRQIVCLPGTHAKWVVIEDGAVQSFFTSMQGEMFEILLAHSLVGRGLPQGAQRRPILADDDEFVKGVRVMIDDPSLATEHAVFAARSRFVTGDLAAADAPAFLSGLLIGAEAFDALGAFGARGIDVDAVTLVGAEGLMPLYALALERLGVAVRMVPAHSASIAGLSALVGAHDRAAAR from the coding sequence ATGACGGGCAACGCGATCGCCACCATTGACCGATTTGTCGCGGGCGACTGGGGTTCGACCGCGATGCGGCTGCACCTGTGCGAACGGCGCGGGGACGAGGTGGTGCCGATCGATCGTGCGGCGGGCAGCGGCGTGAAGTTCTGCGATGATTTCGAAGCCGCCTTCTTCGACGCGGCCGGCGCCTGGTTCGAGCGCGATGGCGCGCTGCCGGTGATCCTCGCCGGCATGATCGGCTCCAACCTCGGCTGGGTCGACTGCCCTTATGCGGCCTGCCCGGCGGACGCCTCCGCGCTCGCCCGGCATGTCCGCCGCTTCACCGCGCGCGGCATCGAGATCGGCATCGTGCCGGGGCTGCGCTGCACCAACATCTTCGGCCTGCCCGATGTGATGCGCGGCGAAGAGGTGCAGATCTTCGGCCTGCTTGCGCATCCCGGATGGCCGCGCGGGCGGCAGATCGTCTGCCTGCCCGGCACCCACGCCAAATGGGTGGTGATCGAGGATGGCGCGGTGCAGAGCTTCTTCACCAGCATGCAGGGCGAGATGTTCGAGATATTGCTGGCGCACAGCCTTGTCGGGCGCGGCCTGCCGCAGGGCGCGCAGCGGCGGCCGATCCTGGCGGACGACGACGAATTCGTGAAGGGTGTGAGGGTGATGATCGACGATCCCTCGCTTGCCACCGAACATGCCGTGTTCGCGGCGCGCAGCCGCTTCGTCACCGGCGATCTCGCCGCGGCGGATGCGCCGGCCTTCCTCTCGGGGCTGCTGATCGGCGCCGAGGCGTTCGACGCGCTCGGTGCGTTCGGCGCGCGCGGCATCGATGTGGATGCGGTCACTCTGGTCGGGGCCGAGGGGCTGATGCCGCTCTATGCGCTGGCGCTCGAACGGCTCGGCGTCGCCGTCCGCATGGTGCCTGCGCACAGCGCGAGCATCGCCGGCCTGTCTGCGCTGGTCGGCGCGCACGATCGGGCCGCGGCGCGATGA